Proteins encoded by one window of Sediminicoccus rosea:
- a CDS encoding SUF system Fe-S cluster assembly protein, translating to MSENATHGSWTPAGESLPAVTEEGVITAIKTVFDPEIPVDIYELGLIYAIELGDDGKVKVEMTLTTPSCPSAQELPSMTEEAIRQIPGVTDCEVEVVWDPPWDQSRMSEDARLALNMF from the coding sequence GTGAGTGAAAACGCGACCCATGGCAGCTGGACCCCAGCGGGCGAGTCGCTGCCCGCCGTAACGGAAGAGGGCGTGATCACCGCCATCAAGACCGTCTTCGACCCCGAGATCCCGGTGGACATCTACGAACTCGGCCTGATCTACGCGATCGAGCTCGGCGATGACGGCAAGGTGAAGGTGGAGATGACCCTCACCACCCCCTCCTGCCCCTCGGCGCAGGAATTGCCCAGCATGACCGAGGAAGCCATCCGCCAGATCCCCGGCGTCACCGATTGCGAGGTCGAGGTCGTGTGGGATCCGCCATGGGACCAGTCGCGCATGAGCGAGGATGCTCGCCTTGCGCTCAACATGTTCTGA
- the sufD gene encoding Fe-S cluster assembly protein SufD encodes MNAMTPGGFSARFAGLREHLPGGRTPWVAALRGAAAEHFAATGLPHRKLEAWRYTDLSPIAQAQFTEALTLAAEHPVLPPMRAPYRAVFVDGRFAAGLSTLPAWCRPLAAYLNEAEGWLGALAQALPVVSLNTMLFEDGLLLDLPAGVEGDALELLSLASHTGRAIAFHPRHLIRLGEGATLTLVETSLGPDGASYLHNPVFEIQVAAGATLSHVRIQREGRAGFQLSTVLAAVQAGGTYDNFTLNAGAKLVRNEIHTALLGPKAACHMNGAQLAGNGQHADTTTYLDHAAPDCASRQTYKTVLAGKSRGVFQGKILVRQVAQRTDGYQMNQALLLSEDAEIDAKPQLEIYADDVKCSHGATVGALDEAQLFYLRARGIPAEAARAMLVQAFLTEAIEGVTHPLAQAALAEATEGWWEREAA; translated from the coding sequence ATGAACGCCATGACCCCCGGCGGCTTCTCCGCCCGTTTCGCGGGGCTGCGCGAGCACCTGCCCGGCGGCCGTACCCCTTGGGTGGCGGCGCTGCGCGGAGCCGCAGCGGAGCATTTCGCCGCGACTGGCCTGCCGCATCGCAAGCTGGAGGCCTGGCGCTACACCGACCTCTCGCCCATTGCCCAGGCACAGTTCACCGAGGCGCTGACGCTGGCGGCCGAGCACCCGGTGCTGCCGCCCATGCGCGCGCCTTACCGCGCCGTCTTCGTGGATGGGCGCTTCGCCGCCGGCCTCTCCACCCTGCCCGCCTGGTGCCGGCCACTCGCCGCGTATCTGAACGAGGCGGAAGGCTGGCTCGGCGCGCTGGCGCAGGCGCTGCCCGTCGTCTCGCTCAACACCATGCTCTTCGAGGATGGGCTGTTGCTCGACCTGCCGGCGGGCGTCGAGGGTGACGCGCTGGAGTTGCTGAGCCTCGCCAGCCACACCGGCCGGGCCATCGCCTTCCATCCGCGCCACCTGATCCGGCTCGGCGAGGGCGCGACGCTCACGCTCGTCGAGACCAGCCTCGGCCCCGATGGCGCGAGCTACCTGCACAACCCGGTCTTCGAGATCCAGGTCGCGGCCGGCGCCACGCTCAGCCATGTGCGGATCCAGCGGGAGGGGCGCGCGGGCTTCCAGCTCTCCACCGTCCTCGCCGCGGTGCAGGCGGGCGGCACCTATGACAACTTCACCCTGAATGCCGGGGCGAAGCTGGTCCGCAACGAGATCCACACGGCGCTGCTCGGCCCCAAGGCCGCCTGCCACATGAATGGCGCGCAGCTCGCGGGCAACGGCCAGCATGCCGACACCACCACCTACCTGGATCACGCGGCGCCGGATTGCGCGAGCCGCCAGACCTACAAGACGGTGCTGGCCGGAAAGTCGCGCGGCGTCTTCCAGGGCAAGATCCTGGTGCGGCAGGTGGCCCAGCGCACCGATGGCTACCAGATGAACCAGGCGCTCCTCCTCTCCGAGGACGCCGAGATCGACGCCAAGCCGCAGCTTGAGATCTATGCCGACGACGTGAAGTGCAGCCACGGTGCCACCGTCGGCGCGCTGGACGAGGCGCAGTTGTTCTACCTGCGTGCCCGCGGCATCCCGGCCGAGGCGGCGCGGGCCATGCTGGTCCAGGCCTTCCTCACGGAAGCGATCGAGGGCGTCACCCACCCCCTTGCCCAGGCCGCGCTGGCCGAAGCCACCGAGGGCTGGTGGGAACGGGAAGCCGCGTGA
- a CDS encoding HesB/IscA family protein, with amino-acid sequence MSTTTAPPRVKRELPPLMTLSDSAAERLRKLYEKAEAGKLLRIGVKTKGCSGMAYDLSFVDEAGPGDERVTDKGLSILVDRKASLYLIGTMMDYEVKAMSAGFVFVNPNEKGRCGCGESFHV; translated from the coding sequence ATGAGCACCACCACCGCCCCCCCGCGCGTCAAGCGCGAATTGCCGCCCCTGATGACGCTCTCCGACAGCGCGGCCGAGCGCCTGCGCAAGCTCTACGAGAAGGCGGAGGCGGGCAAGCTGCTGCGCATCGGGGTGAAGACCAAGGGCTGCTCCGGCATGGCCTACGACCTGAGCTTCGTGGACGAGGCGGGCCCGGGCGATGAGCGCGTAACGGACAAGGGCCTCTCCATCCTGGTGGACCGCAAGGCCAGCCTCTACCTCATCGGCACCATGATGGACTACGAGGTGAAGGCGATGAGCGCGGGCTTCGTCTTCGTGAATCCGAATGAGAAGGGCCGCTGCGGCTGCGGCGAGAGCTTCCACGTCTGA
- a CDS encoding sulfite exporter TauE/SafE family protein, protein MNEVVWLAALAAAMAATGLVSGTLAGLLGVGGGIVIVPLLFNVFPLFGIPEAMQMKLAVGTSLATIIPTSIVSARKHRATGAMDEALLRSIWLPMMLGVALGTALAVHVRGEGLTAVFGMVALLVALNMGFTGVDFRVADKLPEGPPRAALGMGMGSVSAMMGIGGGTLGVPILSMFGYPIRAAVATSSVFGLIISVPATIGFIWGGWNDPGVPPYSLGYVSLVGFALIVPTSIIATPWGVKLAHTIPPIWLKRAFAIFLAATSLRMFYSLFT, encoded by the coding sequence ATGAACGAGGTTGTGTGGCTGGCCGCGCTTGCGGCGGCAATGGCGGCGACAGGCCTTGTCTCCGGCACGCTGGCGGGGCTGTTGGGCGTGGGGGGCGGCATCGTCATCGTGCCGCTGCTGTTCAACGTCTTTCCGCTCTTCGGGATCCCGGAGGCGATGCAGATGAAACTCGCCGTCGGCACCTCGCTCGCCACCATCATCCCCACCTCCATCGTCTCAGCCCGCAAGCATCGCGCGACGGGCGCGATGGATGAGGCGCTGCTGCGCTCTATCTGGCTGCCGATGATGCTGGGCGTGGCGCTGGGCACGGCGCTTGCGGTCCACGTGCGCGGCGAGGGGCTGACGGCCGTCTTCGGCATGGTGGCGCTGCTGGTGGCGCTGAACATGGGTTTCACCGGCGTGGATTTCCGCGTGGCGGACAAGCTGCCCGAGGGCCCGCCGCGCGCCGCACTCGGCATGGGCATGGGCTCCGTGAGCGCCATGATGGGCATTGGCGGTGGGACGCTGGGCGTGCCCATCCTCTCCATGTTCGGCTACCCGATCCGCGCCGCTGTCGCGACGTCCAGCGTGTTTGGCCTGATCATCTCGGTGCCCGCCACCATCGGCTTCATCTGGGGCGGTTGGAACGACCCGGGCGTGCCGCCCTACTCGCTCGGCTATGTGAGCCTGGTGGGCTTCGCGCTGATCGTCCCCACCTCGATCATCGCCACCCCCTGGGGCGTGAAGCTCGCGCACACCATCCCGCCGATCTGGCTGAAGCGCGCCTTCGCGATCTTCCTGGCGGCAACGAGCCTGCGGATGTTCTACAGCCTCTTCACCTGA
- the sufU gene encoding Fe-S cluster assembly sulfur transfer protein SufU, with protein MSAGAAGFEELQDLYSKVLRDLARTPIHRGRLENPTAAARGDNPMCGDRVDLSLNLAGQVITEAMFQGRGCEISQASAALLTELVRGKSPAEARAMGQAVARMARGEALDATSPELDRLAILSVVKKFPSRVKCATLAWRALDAALAGVKETSSE; from the coding sequence ATGTCCGCCGGGGCCGCGGGATTCGAGGAATTGCAGGACCTGTATTCCAAGGTGCTGCGCGACCTTGCCCGCACGCCCATCCATCGCGGCCGGCTGGAGAACCCGACAGCCGCGGCCCGCGGCGACAACCCGATGTGCGGGGACCGCGTGGATCTCTCGCTCAACCTCGCGGGCCAGGTCATCACTGAGGCGATGTTCCAGGGCCGTGGCTGCGAGATCAGCCAGGCCAGCGCCGCGCTGCTCACGGAACTCGTGCGCGGCAAGTCGCCGGCCGAGGCACGGGCGATGGGACAGGCCGTGGCCCGCATGGCGCGGGGCGAGGCGTTGGATGCGACAAGCCCGGAGCTGGACCGCCTCGCCATCCTCTCCGTCGTCAAGAAATTTCCGAGCCGCGTCAAATGCGCCACCCTGGCGTGGCGCGCCCTCGACGCCGCCCTTGCGGGCGTGAAGGAGACCAGCAGTGAGTGA
- a CDS encoding CinA family protein codes for MQAVLDRAAGLGERLRARGETIAVSESSTGGLISAALLALPGASAYFMGGAVTYTTTARGALVGITAEQMVGLRSASEPYALLLARTMRERMGTTWGLAETGASGPTGNRYGDAAGHTCFAISGPVELVRTLETGRAERWPNMMEFALATLGLLDEALSAPAPHP; via the coding sequence ATGCAGGCTGTGCTGGACCGCGCGGCGGGCCTGGGCGAGCGCCTGCGCGCGCGGGGCGAGACCATCGCGGTTTCGGAGTCCTCCACGGGCGGGCTGATCTCGGCCGCGCTCCTCGCCCTGCCCGGGGCCTCGGCCTATTTCATGGGCGGCGCGGTGACCTACACCACCACGGCGCGCGGCGCGCTGGTCGGCATCACGGCCGAGCAGATGGTGGGGCTCCGCTCGGCCAGCGAGCCTTATGCGCTGCTGCTGGCCCGCACCATGCGCGAGCGGATGGGCACCACCTGGGGCTTGGCGGAGACCGGCGCCTCAGGCCCCACCGGGAACCGCTATGGCGATGCGGCGGGCCATACCTGCTTTGCCATCTCCGGTCCGGTCGAGCTGGTTCGCACGCTAGAGACCGGCCGTGCCGAGCGCTGGCCCAACATGATGGAATTCGCGCTGGCCACGCTCGGCCTGCTGGACGAGGCGCTCAGCGCGCCAGCGCCGCACCCTTGA
- a CDS encoding aminotransferase class V-fold PLP-dependent enzyme: MDTHVAASFDVTRIRQDFPILSTQVRGKPLVFLDSGASAQKPRQVIAAMTRAMETAYANVHRGAYHLSEVATEAHEAARGAVQRFLNAAEPEEIIFTGNATGAFNLVAHSFGRGMLKPGQCVLVSEMEHHANLVPWQMLRDAGLGIGLRFVRVTDSGELDLDDLSAKLADGTVGLVSITHMSNVLGSVTPAATIIRMAHEAGARVMLDGSQAAVHRAVDVQALDVDFYAFTGHKLYGPTGIGVLYGKRALLDAMPPFFGGGDMIETVTLERSTFAAAPARFEAGTPAIIEAVGLHAAIDYVNAIGMGAIEAHERGLVDHAMRVLTEVEGLSLLGAAQDRGGVFAFALDGVHPHDLSTYLDRSGICVRAGRHCAEPLHARFGLEGGSTRASFGLYTTREEIDFLAQKLTDARRFFA, from the coding sequence ATGGACACCCACGTCGCGGCCAGCTTCGACGTCACCCGCATCCGGCAGGATTTCCCGATCCTGTCCACGCAGGTGCGCGGCAAGCCGCTCGTCTTCCTCGACAGCGGCGCCTCGGCGCAGAAGCCACGCCAAGTGATCGCGGCGATGACGCGGGCGATGGAGACGGCCTATGCCAATGTCCATCGCGGCGCCTACCATTTGAGCGAGGTGGCGACTGAAGCGCACGAAGCCGCGCGCGGTGCCGTGCAGCGCTTCCTGAACGCGGCCGAGCCGGAGGAGATCATCTTCACCGGCAATGCCACCGGCGCCTTCAACCTCGTCGCCCACAGCTTCGGCCGCGGCATGCTCAAGCCCGGCCAATGCGTGCTGGTGAGCGAGATGGAGCACCATGCGAACCTCGTCCCCTGGCAGATGCTGCGGGATGCGGGGCTCGGCATCGGGCTGCGTTTCGTCCGCGTGACCGACAGCGGCGAGCTGGACCTGGACGACCTCTCGGCCAAACTGGCCGATGGCACGGTGGGCCTCGTTTCCATCACGCACATGTCCAATGTGCTGGGCTCGGTCACGCCGGCCGCCACGATCATTCGCATGGCGCATGAGGCGGGCGCGCGGGTCATGCTGGATGGCAGCCAGGCCGCGGTGCATCGCGCCGTGGATGTGCAGGCGCTGGACGTGGATTTCTATGCCTTCACCGGCCACAAGCTCTACGGCCCCACCGGTATCGGTGTGCTCTACGGCAAGCGCGCGCTGCTGGATGCGATGCCGCCCTTCTTCGGCGGCGGCGACATGATCGAGACGGTGACGCTGGAGCGCAGCACCTTCGCCGCCGCCCCCGCGCGATTCGAGGCGGGCACGCCCGCCATCATCGAGGCAGTCGGCCTGCATGCGGCGATCGACTACGTGAACGCCATCGGCATGGGGGCGATCGAGGCGCATGAGCGTGGCTTGGTGGACCATGCGATGCGCGTGCTGACGGAAGTTGAGGGGCTTTCGCTGCTGGGCGCCGCGCAGGACCGCGGCGGCGTCTTCGCCTTCGCGCTGGACGGCGTGCACCCGCATGACCTCTCGACCTACCTGGACCGCTCGGGCATCTGCGTCCGCGCCGGCCGCCATTGCGCCGAGCCTCTGCATGCGCGCTTCGGGCTGGAGGGCGGCAGCACCCGCGCCTCCTTCGGCCTCTACACCACGCGGGAGGAAATCGATTTCCTCGCGCAGAAGCTGACCGACGCGCGGAGGTTCTTTGCGTGA
- a CDS encoding SUF system Fe-S cluster assembly regulator — MLKLSRLTDYAVVVLSRMGRDNAPLQSAPGIAARTGLAEPTVAKVLKILAQSEIVEGLRGARGGYRLTRPLSSITLAEVIVAFDGPIALTACVDGGTGGCESEHLCPVRGRWDPVNHAIREALAGISVADLAGGNCGASLPFTTDHFVAAE; from the coding sequence GTGCTGAAACTCTCCAGATTGACCGATTACGCCGTGGTGGTGCTGTCGCGCATGGGGCGGGACAATGCGCCGCTCCAGAGCGCGCCCGGCATCGCCGCCCGCACCGGGCTGGCCGAGCCGACCGTCGCCAAGGTGCTGAAGATCCTCGCCCAGTCCGAGATCGTCGAGGGCTTGCGTGGGGCGCGGGGCGGCTATCGGCTGACCCGCCCGCTCAGCAGCATTACCCTGGCCGAGGTCATCGTCGCCTTCGATGGCCCGATCGCGCTCACCGCCTGCGTGGATGGCGGGACGGGCGGTTGCGAGAGCGAGCATCTCTGCCCTGTCCGGGGCCGCTGGGACCCCGTCAACCACGCCATCCGCGAGGCCTTGGCCGGCATTTCCGTCGCCGATCTGGCGGGCGGGAATTGCGGGGCCAGCCTTCCGTTCACCACCGACCATTTCGTCGCCGCCGAGTAG
- the sufB gene encoding Fe-S cluster assembly protein SufB has protein sequence MPAVAETLETVQAASDGGYKWGFETDIAMEFAPKGLNEDIVRFISAKKNEPEWLLEWRLKAYRLWLTMEEPDWAAVNYPKIDYQDAYYYAAPTNKVAPKSLDEVDPELLRTYEKLGIPLREQERLQGIAVDMVFDSVSVATTFKERLHKEGIIFCSISEAVQEHPELVKQYLGSVVPPGDNYFACLNSAVFTDGSFVYIPKGVRCPMELSTYFRINAKSTGQFERTLIVADAGSHVSYLEGCTAPMRDENQMHAAVVELVLMDDATIKYSTVQNWYPGDAEGKGGIYNFVTKRAACRGARSKVSWTQVETGSAITWKYPSCMLLGDDSVGEFYSVAITNNRQQADTGTKMWHVGKNTKSTIVSKGISAGKGQNTYRGLVKISPKATGARNFTQCDSLLIGDQCGAHTVPYIENRCATAKVEHEATTSRIAEDQLFYCRSRGLSQEEAVGLIVNGFCREVLKELPMEFAVEAQKLLAISLEGSVG, from the coding sequence ATGCCTGCCGTTGCAGAGACCCTCGAGACCGTCCAGGCCGCCAGCGATGGCGGCTACAAGTGGGGGTTTGAGACCGACATCGCGATGGAATTCGCGCCGAAGGGGCTGAATGAGGACATCGTCCGCTTCATCAGCGCAAAGAAGAACGAGCCCGAATGGCTGCTCGAGTGGCGCCTGAAGGCCTACCGGCTCTGGCTGACCATGGAGGAGCCCGACTGGGCCGCCGTCAACTATCCCAAGATCGACTACCAGGACGCCTATTACTACGCGGCCCCCACCAACAAGGTGGCGCCCAAGTCGCTGGACGAGGTGGATCCCGAGCTGCTCCGCACCTACGAGAAGCTCGGCATTCCCCTGCGCGAGCAGGAGCGGCTGCAGGGCATCGCGGTGGACATGGTGTTCGACAGCGTCTCGGTGGCCACCACCTTCAAGGAGCGGCTGCACAAGGAAGGGATCATCTTCTGCTCGATCAGTGAGGCGGTGCAGGAGCATCCGGAGCTGGTGAAGCAGTATCTCGGCTCCGTCGTGCCGCCGGGCGACAACTACTTCGCCTGCCTGAACTCGGCCGTCTTCACCGATGGCAGCTTCGTCTACATCCCCAAGGGCGTGCGCTGCCCGATGGAGCTTTCCACCTATTTCCGCATCAATGCCAAGAGCACAGGCCAGTTCGAGCGCACGCTGATCGTGGCCGATGCGGGTTCGCACGTCTCTTATCTGGAAGGCTGCACCGCGCCGATGCGCGATGAGAATCAGATGCATGCGGCCGTGGTCGAGCTGGTGCTGATGGATGACGCCACCATCAAGTACAGCACGGTGCAGAACTGGTACCCCGGCGATGCCGAGGGCAAGGGTGGCATCTACAACTTCGTCACCAAGCGCGCGGCCTGCCGCGGCGCCCGCAGCAAGGTGAGCTGGACGCAGGTGGAGACGGGCTCCGCCATCACCTGGAAGTATCCGTCCTGCATGCTGCTCGGCGATGACAGCGTGGGCGAGTTCTACTCGGTGGCCATCACCAACAACCGCCAGCAGGCCGACACGGGCACCAAGATGTGGCACGTGGGCAAGAACACGAAGTCCACGATCGTCTCCAAGGGCATCAGCGCCGGCAAGGGCCAGAACACCTACCGCGGCCTGGTGAAGATCAGCCCCAAGGCGACCGGCGCGCGCAACTTCACGCAGTGCGACAGCCTGCTGATCGGCGACCAGTGCGGCGCGCACACGGTGCCCTACATCGAAAACCGCTGCGCCACCGCGAAGGTGGAGCATGAGGCGACGACCTCGCGCATCGCCGAGGACCAGCTCTTCTACTGTCGCTCGCGCGGGCTCAGCCAGGAAGAGGCAGTGGGGCTCATCGTGAATGGCTTCTGCCGTGAGGTCCTGAAGGAGCTGCCCATGGAATTCGCCGTGGAGGCCCAGAAACTTCTCGCGATTTCGCTCGAAGGGAGCGTTGGTTAA
- a CDS encoding nuclear transport factor 2 family protein encodes MDDAAEIRALIENWAVWRDAGDWARFSTCWHPEGRMMATWKQGTAAEFIAASIEGWNRGVSILHFLGGHSSEIAGERAIAQTKMTISQRAEVEGVLVDVVCTGRFYDFVEKHEDAWKLRLRQPIYEKDRMDPVAPDARLSLDAALLAQFPEGYRHLAYLQTRIGYAVKRDMPGLKGAEVERLYADGAAWLKGAALAR; translated from the coding sequence ATGGACGACGCCGCGGAGATCCGCGCCCTCATCGAGAACTGGGCGGTCTGGCGCGATGCCGGCGACTGGGCGCGCTTTTCCACCTGCTGGCATCCGGAGGGCCGGATGATGGCCACCTGGAAGCAGGGCACGGCGGCGGAGTTCATCGCGGCCAGCATCGAGGGATGGAATCGCGGCGTTTCCATCCTGCATTTCCTGGGCGGGCACAGCAGCGAAATCGCGGGCGAGCGCGCCATAGCCCAGACCAAGATGACCATCAGCCAGCGCGCGGAGGTGGAGGGCGTGCTGGTGGATGTGGTCTGCACCGGCCGCTTCTATGATTTCGTCGAGAAGCATGAGGACGCCTGGAAATTGCGGCTGCGCCAGCCGATCTACGAGAAGGATCGGATGGACCCCGTCGCGCCCGATGCGCGGCTTTCCCTGGATGCCGCGCTGCTCGCGCAATTCCCCGAGGGCTACCGGCACCTGGCCTATCTGCAGACCCGCATCGGCTATGCGGTGAAGCGGGACATGCCCGGGCTGAAGGGCGCGGAAGTGGAGCGCCTCTATGCCGATGGCGCCGCTTGGCTCAAGGGTGCGGCGCTGGCGCGCTGA
- the atzD gene encoding cyanuric acid amidohydrolase: MPRQALAFRVPMRHPGDVSEIAALFEAAALRPEEVVAILGKTEGNGCVNDFTRAYAVSALAGLLGARLGTTAEAVMARVALVMSGGTEGGLSPHFLVLAVREVAAPATGALAIGVGFTPDFAPEEIGRMAQLRTTAAAVRAAMADAGITDAREVHYVQVKCPLITSAKVADAAARGRDVATSDTYASMGLSRGAAALGVGLALGELDEATLSDAAIGEDWALHSGRASCSAGVELERCEVIVLGNSPAWAGDLIIGHDVMADALDFGAVQRALASVGLGAPGQLAPAALARLVAVLAKAEPASTGSIRGLRHIMNDDSDINATRHARALVGGVIAAAVGRTDLFVSGGAEHQGPDGGGPVAVIARK, from the coding sequence ATGCCCCGCCAAGCCCTCGCCTTCCGCGTGCCGATGCGCCACCCGGGCGATGTGTCAGAGATCGCCGCCCTCTTCGAGGCGGCCGCGCTGCGGCCGGAGGAAGTGGTGGCGATCCTCGGCAAGACCGAGGGCAATGGCTGCGTGAACGACTTCACCCGCGCCTATGCCGTCAGCGCCTTGGCCGGGCTGCTCGGCGCCCGGCTCGGCACGACGGCGGAGGCGGTGATGGCGCGCGTGGCGCTGGTCATGTCGGGCGGGACCGAGGGCGGGCTCTCGCCGCACTTCCTGGTGCTGGCGGTGCGTGAAGTGGCGGCACCCGCGACGGGCGCGCTGGCCATCGGGGTCGGCTTCACGCCGGATTTCGCGCCGGAGGAGATCGGCCGCATGGCCCAGCTCCGGACCACCGCCGCCGCCGTGCGCGCCGCCATGGCCGATGCCGGCATCACCGATGCGCGGGAGGTCCACTACGTCCAGGTGAAGTGTCCCCTCATCACCTCGGCCAAGGTGGCGGATGCCGCCGCGCGCGGCCGGGATGTCGCGACATCCGACACCTATGCGTCCATGGGCCTCTCGCGCGGAGCGGCGGCGCTGGGCGTGGGGCTTGCGCTGGGTGAATTGGATGAGGCCACGCTGTCGGATGCCGCGATCGGCGAAGACTGGGCGCTGCATTCGGGACGCGCCAGCTGCTCGGCCGGCGTGGAGCTGGAGCGCTGCGAGGTAATCGTGCTCGGGAACAGCCCGGCCTGGGCGGGGGATCTCATCATCGGGCACGATGTCATGGCCGATGCGTTGGATTTCGGCGCGGTGCAGCGCGCCCTGGCCTCGGTGGGGCTTGGTGCCCCCGGGCAATTGGCGCCGGCGGCCCTGGCGCGGCTTGTGGCCGTCCTGGCCAAGGCCGAGCCTGCGAGCACCGGCAGCATCCGCGGCCTGCGCCACATCATGAACGACGACAGCGACATCAATGCCACACGCCATGCCCGGGCGCTGGTGGGCGGCGTGATCGCGGCCGCGGTGGGCCGGACGGACCTCTTCGTCTCGGGCGGAGCCGAGCATCAGGGGCCGGATGGCGGGGGGCCTGTTGCCGTCATTGCGCGGAAATAA
- a CDS encoding alpha/beta fold hydrolase, producing MPSIRTEDGVDLHYIEAGEGTPLIFAHEFAGDARSWEPQIRFFSRRYRCIAFHARGYPPSSVPSSPKSYSQDRATDDIAAVIKGLNLAPAHVVGLSMGAFATLHLGLRHPHLARSLTAAGVGYGAAPGKRAQFQAELDASVAQLRAEGMQAFAHTYAHGPTRLVFEEKDPRGFAEFEAQMGEHSAEGSALTMLGVQRERPSLFELEAQFRQLKLPTFIIAGDEDDPTLEPALYLKRTITSSALLVMPKCGHTMNLEDPDAFNRALLDFITAVDSGAWRDRIPASMSGGIIAAKR from the coding sequence ATGCCCAGCATCCGCACCGAGGATGGCGTTGACCTGCACTACATCGAGGCGGGGGAGGGCACGCCGCTGATCTTCGCCCACGAATTTGCGGGCGATGCGCGGAGCTGGGAACCGCAGATCCGCTTCTTCTCGCGTCGCTACCGCTGCATCGCCTTTCATGCCCGCGGCTATCCGCCGAGCAGCGTGCCCAGCAGCCCGAAATCCTACAGCCAGGACCGCGCGACCGATGACATCGCCGCCGTCATCAAGGGGCTGAACCTGGCGCCCGCCCATGTGGTGGGCCTCTCCATGGGTGCCTTCGCCACGCTGCATCTCGGGCTGCGCCATCCGCATCTGGCGCGCAGCCTGACGGCGGCGGGCGTCGGCTATGGCGCCGCCCCCGGCAAGCGCGCGCAGTTCCAGGCGGAGCTCGACGCCTCCGTCGCGCAATTGCGGGCCGAGGGCATGCAGGCCTTCGCCCACACCTATGCCCATGGCCCCACGCGCCTGGTCTTCGAGGAGAAGGACCCGCGCGGCTTCGCGGAATTCGAGGCGCAGATGGGCGAGCACTCGGCCGAGGGCTCGGCGCTCACCATGCTTGGCGTGCAGCGCGAGCGCCCGTCGCTCTTTGAACTGGAGGCCCAGTTCCGCCAGCTGAAGCTGCCCACCTTCATCATCGCCGGCGACGAGGACGACCCGACGCTCGAGCCCGCGCTCTACCTCAAGCGCACCATCACCAGCTCGGCCCTGCTGGTCATGCCGAAATGCGGCCACACCATGAACCTCGAGGATCCGGACGCCTTCAACCGCGCCCTGCTCGACTTCATCACGGCTGTGGATTCCGGCGCCTGGCGAGACCGCATCCCGGCCAGCATGTCGGGCGGCATCATCGCGGCAAAGCGCTGA
- the sufC gene encoding Fe-S cluster assembly ATPase SufC → MLKIEGLTAEIDGKQILKGINLEVPTGEIHAIMGPNGSGKSTLSYVLSGREGYEITGGSATFNGVDILAMEPEERAAAGLFLAFQYPVELPGVGNANFLRTALNSIRKAKGEPEVDAMAFLKLARAKLKTLQMSDDMLKRNVNVGFSGGEKKRNEVLQMALLEPSLAILDETDSGLDIDALKIVSEGVNAMRGPNFSALVITHYQRLLDYITPDRVHVLMGGRIVKSGGPELALELEAEGYAKVAA, encoded by the coding sequence ATGTTGAAGATCGAAGGCCTGACGGCCGAAATTGATGGCAAGCAGATCCTCAAGGGGATCAACCTGGAAGTGCCCACGGGCGAAATCCATGCCATCATGGGCCCCAATGGTTCGGGCAAGTCCACCCTCTCCTACGTGCTGAGCGGGCGCGAGGGCTACGAAATCACTGGTGGCAGCGCCACCTTCAACGGCGTGGACATCCTGGCCATGGAGCCGGAGGAGCGTGCGGCCGCTGGCCTCTTCCTCGCCTTCCAATATCCGGTGGAACTGCCGGGCGTGGGCAATGCGAATTTTCTCCGCACCGCGCTGAATTCCATCCGCAAGGCCAAGGGCGAGCCCGAGGTGGACGCCATGGCCTTCCTGAAGCTGGCCCGCGCCAAGCTGAAGACGCTGCAGATGAGCGACGACATGCTCAAGCGCAACGTGAATGTCGGCTTCTCGGGCGGCGAGAAGAAGCGCAACGAGGTTCTGCAGATGGCGCTGCTGGAACCCTCGCTCGCCATCCTCGACGAGACGGATTCCGGCCTCGACATCGATGCGCTGAAGATTGTCTCGGAAGGCGTGAACGCCATGCGCGGCCCGAACTTCTCCGCGCTCGTCATCACGCACTACCAGCGTCTGCTCGACTACATCACGCCCGACCGCGTCCATGTCCTGATGGGCGGCCGCATCGTGAAGTCGGGCGGCCCCGAGCTCGCCCTGGAGCTGGAGGCGGAGGGCTACGCGAAGGTGGCGGCATGA